The following DNA comes from Carassius auratus strain Wakin chromosome 46, ASM336829v1, whole genome shotgun sequence.
ttgtttatttatcaatgcaaatttactgcaactgctgctatgcaaattgaatgggatgtggataataaacaaaaacatataatgaaattatattaaatttatattagttatattaattaattaattgtgtatttatttctatgaattattaatgttattctgcatttatataaataaggctattatatatattatataaggctattataaataaataatattattattatttgtgagttgtacactattcatacattggattattgtatttattacagtttttctttcacttttgtaaagtgaaaagttaatacaaattgtatttgattttttttttatttagagcagtgaatgactgctattaaaatataatagggtatcactgtttattactgattttaaaggttactgaactcttgaaatgatttggatatacagttcaaacaacacaagattggcccctctgtattaatcgtggcccctcttgtgccccccagttgaaaaaatcctagaatcgcccctgttcTAGCATAGCAAACAGTGTTGTGCTGGATCCATCAGAAATGCTGTAGTACTGTAGTAAACATCTGGAGCTTTACCTCGGGCACCTCCACGTCATGATCCGGGGACTCTCCTCCGTCATCACTCGTCTTCCTCTTGCGCTTGTTACGAACACTCTGGATGAAGTTCTTGTGGAAATCACAGATGTACAAATGACGAACCTGAGGGGGAAACTAGTGTTAGAAAACAGAATACTAGATTAAAAGGACACGGAACACATTACTAGATCAAGAAAATATAATCGGATGTTTTCAGTTTGATTTACGTCCCATAAAATGACATTTACCAAACTAAAAACAAGCACAAGGCCACGAATCGGACAAGCTTTAGTGGCCACTGACATGACAATAAACCAGACGTTATGAACGCGAACGCGTCCCAGGCCTGACGCGCACTGCACCTCTCATCTGAGACCAGTGCTGAGGGCctcgaccacacacacacacacacacacaaacacacacacacacacacacggaaggCCCTCGGAGCGGACTCTTACGCTCTTGTCGATGTCCAGCTTGAGCTTCCTCTGGCTGATGCTCTTCTGGATGCGCTTGCTGAAGGACGCGTTCCCCGCCGCGCGGCCGCAACGCTCTCCGTCCTCGATCAGACAGCAGCTCTGGCCGAAGAAGGGCGGCGCGGGCGGGCCGTCGTGGCTGTCCTCTTCCGTGCTGAACCCGTTCATAACGGGCACTTCCAGGGAGAGGCGGTCGAACTGAACGCAGCTGAAGTCAAACTAGATGCGTTCCGAAGAGCCGAGCGCGCCGCGGATGAACGAGCGAAGCGTCCAGAACGAGAATCTCCGCGAAGCTTCGGATCCGGTTCGCTGAAGATCCCGGGACTTGACTGAAGCAGCCGAACTGTCACATCCGATGCAGGAGAACCGACCGTGTCCGCGCCGAAACTGCAGATTTGACGCTCTACAAACTACGAGCCCATTTCAACAATGTACACACAATGAAACAACTCCTGCCAGAAACCGGAAGTTTTAGCTTTGAAAGCCCATTGGTTAG
Coding sequences within:
- the LOC113063783 gene encoding histone deacetylase complex subunit SAP30L is translated as MNGFSTEEDSHDGPPAPPFFGQSCCLIEDGERCGRAAGNASFSKRIQKSISQRKLKLDIDKSVRHLYICDFHKNFIQSVRNKRKRKTSDDGGESPDHDVEVPEVDLFQLQVNTLRRYKRHYKIQTRPGLNKAQLAETVSRHFRNIPVNEKETLTYFIYMVKSSKSRLDQKPDGSKQVE